The following proteins are encoded in a genomic region of Brachypodium distachyon strain Bd21 chromosome 1, Brachypodium_distachyon_v3.0, whole genome shotgun sequence:
- the LOC100832216 gene encoding uncharacterized protein LOC100832216, with translation MENLVKLYHGWEIQLLVLLSFAIQIFLFFTGGLRRRSINMLLRLSIWVAYLGADMIAVYALGYLSQHEGATSGRDTITGTHPLAFFWAPFLLTHLGGQDTITAFAMEDNNLWLRHLLNLMVQVILALYVFWKSIGRHSVEFLVSGIFLFIAGILKYGERTWSLKCGSYKSLESSTGDHCKHQFPELVDGDVGYSNVVCTGLRSMLDVFNFFAGRTLFVGSQMRFGREGLGARLPNQALKVLGIELGMMYDDLYTKALVLRTRSGLIIRCISQISALVAFILFFVGNKYGYSRADVAITYSLFVGGFFLEVCAVFIFMMSPWTWAWFKAQKYDRLARFSWSLFSSGLIGWPEKGPLWSNAMGQYNLRCWFEGSDQPTSCGQRVMSMTRKLAKSVGAKKEKIFWLSKLLDTEYVKADKVMECLEETVVRFVCEPHEFEKIREWPNLDSLLRYAQVFYIADFGFAIVFMHMFTEQHLSKYPCSDVEADVAADIEVLVEVCRKLSRYMMHLLVTLPSLLPLNASAVGTLDQWQADMLENDIMTELKGFEPQPGKEALEEIKEVWVRLVIYAAAKSQPEIHAAQLARGGEALSFVWLQLAHYNCGDFGFSRMELTRDRSKHSVFYVLQLQEVVMEGTGFPG, from the exons ATGGAGAACTTGGTCAAACTGTATCATGGTTGGGAAATTCAGCTTCTCGTGCTTCTAAGTTTTGCAATACAAATATTCCTATTCTTCACTGGCGGTCTTCGTCGGCGTAGCATCAATATGTTGCTTAGGCTCTCCATTTGGGTAGCTTATTTGGGAGCAGACATGATAGCAGTTTATGCCCTTGGCTACCTCTCACAACATGAGGGTGCTACCTCTGGAAGGGACACAATAACGGGAACCCATCCGCTAGCTTTCTTTTGGGCTCCCTTCCTCCTTACCCATCTCGGCGGGCAGGACACTATCACTGCTTTTGCCATGGAGGACAACAACTTGTGGTTGAGGCATTTATTAAATCTAATGGTGCAGGTTATCCTAGCTTTATATGTATTCTGGAAGTCAATTGGAAGGCACAGCGTGGAGTTTCTAGTTTCAGGTATCTTTTTGTTTATCGCTGGGATTCTCAAGTATGGAGAAAGGACGTGGTCTCTCAAGTGTGGGAGCTATAAAAGTCTTGAGAGCTCCACTGGAGATCACTGTAAGCATCAGTTTCCAGAATTGGTTGATGGGGATGTTGGTTATTCTAACGTTGTCTGCACTGGTCTGCGTTCGATGCTCGATGTCTTTAATTTTTTCGCTGGGCGAACCTTGTTTGTTGGTAGTCAGATGAGGTTTGGTCGTGAAGGTTTGGGAGCCCGGCTACCCAATCAAGCACTCAAGGTGTTGGGGATTGAGCTTGGCATGATGTATGATGATCTCTACACCAAGGCTCTTGTGCTCAGAACAAGGAGTGGCCTTATAATCCGATGCATCTCTCAGATATCTGCTTTGGTTGCTTTCATTCTCTTCTTTGTAGGAAATAAATATGGTTATAGCAGAGCTGATGTTGCAATCACATATTCACTATTTGTTGGTGGTTTTTTCCTGGAAGTTTGTGCGGTATTTATATTCATGATGTCACCATGGACTTGGGCATGGTTTAAGGCTCAAAAATATGACAGGCTTGCCCGGTTTTCCTGGTCTCTTTTCTCCAGCGGCCTCATTGGATGGCCGGAGAAGGGGCCATTGTGGTCAAATGCAATGGGGCAGTACAACTTGAGGTGCTGGTTTGAGGGCAGTGACCAACCAACTTCGTGCGGTCAACGAGTGATGAGCATGACCAGAAAGTTGGCAAAATCAGTCGGGGCTAAGAAGGAGAAAATATTTTGGCTAAGCAAGCTGTTAGACACGGAGTACGTCAAGGCAGATAAGGTGATGGAGTGTCTTGAGGAGACCGTTGTCCGCTTCGTTTGTGAACCCCACGAGTTTGAGAAGATCCGGGAATGGCCAAATCTTGACTCTCTCTTGAGATACGCACAGGTTTTTTACATCGCAGATTTTGGTTTCGCTATTGTCTTTATGCATATGTTCACCGAGCAACACCTGAGCAAATACCCCTGCTCGGACGTTGAGGCAGATGTAGCAGCAGATATCGAGGTTTTGGTGGAGGTCTGCCGGAAACTGTCCCGCTACATGATGCACCTCCTGGTGACCCTCCCATCCTTGCTGCCTCTGAATGCTAGTGCGGTGGGTACATTGGATCAGTGGCAAGCTGACATGTTAGAGAACGACATCATGACAGAATTGAAAGGGTTTGAACCCCAGCCAGGCAAGGAAGCACTGGAggagatcaaggaggtgtgGGTGCGGCTCGTCATCTACGCTGCCGCCAAGTCACAGCCGGAGATACATGCAGCGCAGCTGGCAAGAGGTGGGGAGGCACTCAGTTTCGTTTGGCTGCAGCTGGCACACTATAACTGTGGGGATTTTGGGTTTAGTAGGATGGAGCTTACTCGCGATCGCTCCAAACATTCGGTATTCTATGTCTTACAACTCCAAG AGGTTGTCATGGAGGGCACGGGGTTTCCTGGTTGA
- the LOC100832524 gene encoding expansin-A15, with protein sequence MEVRRKRWSFLQLFVAAALASRSAPAAGEEWSKGSATFYGGSDASGTMGGACGYGNLYWTAYGTSTAALSSALFNDGAACGQCYKVKCDHESEQPQWCLTPVDKSVTVTATNLCPPNHALSGDGGGWCNPPRAHFDMAQPSWLQIGVYKAGIIPILYQRVACEKEGGVRFTMGGFESFELVLISNVGGSGSVKAAWVKGSRTERMPMSRNWGANWQSLAALAGHALTFGVTSTGGQTLVFQNVVPAWWRFGQAFTSSLQFSY encoded by the exons atggaggTGCGGAGAAAACGATGGAGCTTCCTGCAACTGTTCGTCGCCGCGGCCTTGGCGTCGCgctccgcgccggcggcgggggaggagtggtCGAAGGGCTCGGCCACCTTCTACGGCGGCAGCGACGCTTCCGGCACAATGG GTGGTGCGTGCGGGTACGGGAACCTGTACTGGACGGCGTACGGGAcgagcacggcggcgctgAGCTCGGCGCTCTTCAACGACGGCGCGGCGTGCGGGCAGTGCTACAAGGTGAAGTGCGACCACGAGTCGGAGCAGCCCCAGTGGTGCCTGACGCCCGTGGACAAGTCGGTGACCGTCACGGCCACCAACCTCTGCCCGCCCaaccacgcgctctccggcgacggcggcggctggtgcaACCCTCCCCGCGCCCACTTCGACATGGCCCAGCCTTCCTGGCTCCAAATCGGCGTCTACAAGGCCGGCATCATCCCCATCCTCTACCAAAG GGTGGCGTGCGagaaggagggaggggtgCGGTTCACGATGGGAGGCTTCGAGAGCTTCGAGCTGGTGCTCATCTCCAACGTGGGCGGGAGCGGGTCGGTGAAGGcggcgtgggtgaaggggagcAGGACGGAGAGGATGCCCATGAGCAGGAACTGGGGCGCAAACTGGCAGTCGCTGGCGGCGCTCGCCGGCCACGCGCTCACATTCGGGGTCACATCCACCGGCGGCCAGACGCTCGTCTTCCAGAACGTCGTGCCGGCGTGGTGGCGCTTCGGCCAGGCCTTCACCTCGAGCCTCCAGTTCTCCTACTGA